In Campylobacter mucosalis, a single window of DNA contains:
- the secY gene encoding preprotein translocase subunit SecY produces MNKTLLNKILITLAFLFAYRILAYVPVPGVNVDVIKEFFNSNSNNALGLFNMFSGNAAERLSIISLGIMPYITASIIMELLAATFPNLGKMKKERDGMQKYMQIIRYATIVITIVQSIGVSIGLQSLTGTQGEQAIMVDINLFIAIAAASMLTGTMLLMWIGEQITQRGIGNGISLIIFAGIVSGIPSAIGGTINLVNTGEMNFLAVIGIFIVILLTIGIIIFVEMGERRIPISYSRKVIMQNQNKRIMNYIPIKVNLSGVIPPIFASAILMFPSTILQASTNKYVQAVYDFLNPNSYTFNFLTFLFIIFFAYFYASITFNTKDISENLKRQGGFIPGVRPGEHTAEYLNEVASRLTFSGAIYLGLISTLPWVLVKFMGVPFYFGGTSVLIVVSVALDTMRRIEAQNYMSKYQTLSAVGL; encoded by the coding sequence ATGAATAAAACACTGCTCAACAAGATTCTAATCACGTTGGCATTTTTATTCGCTTACAGGATACTGGCGTATGTGCCGGTTCCTGGCGTTAATGTAGATGTGATTAAAGAATTTTTTAACTCAAACAGCAATAACGCCCTTGGACTATTTAATATGTTTAGTGGCAATGCCGCTGAGCGTCTTAGTATTATCTCACTTGGCATTATGCCTTACATTACAGCTTCGATCATTATGGAGTTACTAGCTGCGACTTTCCCAAATTTGGGCAAGATGAAAAAAGAGCGTGATGGTATGCAAAAGTATATGCAAATTATCCGCTACGCTACGATTGTTATTACGATAGTGCAGTCAATAGGCGTCAGCATAGGACTTCAGAGCTTAACAGGCACTCAAGGTGAACAAGCTATTATGGTAGATATAAACCTATTTATCGCAATCGCTGCCGCTTCTATGCTAACAGGCACTATGCTTTTAATGTGGATAGGTGAGCAAATCACACAGCGAGGCATTGGTAATGGTATCAGCCTTATCATCTTTGCAGGTATCGTCTCAGGCATACCAAGTGCGATAGGTGGCACGATAAATTTAGTAAATACCGGCGAGATGAATTTCTTAGCAGTTATTGGAATTTTTATCGTTATTTTGCTGACTATTGGCATTATCATCTTTGTGGAGATGGGCGAAAGACGTATACCGATTTCGTATTCTCGTAAGGTAATTATGCAAAATCAAAACAAACGCATAATGAACTACATACCTATAAAGGTAAATTTAAGTGGTGTTATACCGCCGATTTTTGCGAGTGCGATTTTGATGTTTCCTAGCACGATTTTGCAGGCTAGTACCAACAAATATGTTCAAGCAGTTTATGACTTTTTAAACCCAAATAGCTATACATTTAACTTTTTAACATTTTTATTTATCATCTTTTTTGCGTATTTTTACGCTTCAATCACATTTAATACAAAAGATATAAGTGAAAATTTAAAGAGACAAGGTGGCTTTATACCAGGTGTACGTCCTGGCGAACATACGGCTGAGTATTTAAACGAAGTGGCTAGTCGCCTTACATTTAGTGGTGCGATTTATCTTGGCTTAATCTCAACCTTGCCTTGGGTTTTGGTAAAATTTATGGGCGTTCCGTTTTATTTTGGTGGCACTTCGGTGCTTATTGTTGTCTCTGTCGCTCTTGATACGATGAGAAGGATTGAGGCACAAAATTATATGAGTAAATATCAAACGCTATCAGCAGTCGGTCTTTAA
- the rplO gene encoding 50S ribosomal protein L15, with translation MALENLQPAVGSTRNTKRLGRGQGSGQGKTAGKGHKGQRARKGYNEKRGFEGGQQPLQRRLPKVGFTSKFEKPYVINVEKITAVKELTEISLATIASVHKISKSVTKVKLIGVSAKDLASKIKDSNVIVSGLK, from the coding sequence ATGGCACTAGAAAATTTACAACCAGCCGTTGGTTCAACAAGAAACACAAAAAGACTTGGTCGCGGTCAAGGTAGCGGTCAAGGCAAAACAGCAGGCAAAGGACACAAAGGTCAAAGAGCAAGAAAAGGCTACAATGAGAAGCGTGGCTTTGAGGGCGGTCAACAACCACTTCAAAGACGTTTGCCAAAAGTAGGCTTTACATCTAAATTTGAAAAACCTTATGTAATTAACGTTGAGAAAATCACAGCAGTTAAAGAGTTAACCGAAATTTCACTAGCTACAATCGCTTCTGTGCATAAAATTTCAAAGAGCGTTACAAAAGTTAAGCTTATTGGCGTTAGTGCAAAAGATCTTGCTTCAAAGATAAAAGATAGCAACGTTATCGTTAGCGGATTAAAATAA
- the rpsE gene encoding 30S ribosomal protein S5, producing the protein MQKYNREEFEEVMVDIGRVTKVVKGGRRFRFTALVVVGNRNGLVGFGYGKAKEVPDAMRKAVDDAFKNIIEVKLKGSTIPHDIEVKYNASRILLRPASEGTGVIAGGGARPILELAGIKDILTKSLGSNNSANVVRATIKALSMLKG; encoded by the coding sequence ATGCAAAAGTATAACAGAGAAGAATTTGAAGAAGTAATGGTTGATATCGGTAGGGTTACAAAGGTTGTTAAAGGTGGTCGTAGATTTAGATTTACAGCTCTTGTAGTTGTTGGTAACAGAAATGGTCTTGTTGGCTTTGGTTATGGCAAGGCAAAAGAGGTGCCAGACGCTATGCGTAAAGCGGTAGATGATGCATTTAAAAACATCATCGAAGTAAAACTAAAAGGCTCTACAATCCCTCACGATATTGAGGTAAAATACAACGCAAGTAGAATTTTACTTCGCCCAGCTAGTGAAGGTACAGGCGTTATCGCTGGTGGTGGTGCTAGACCTATTTTAGAGCTTGCGGGTATTAAAGATATCCTTACAAAATCGCTTGGTTCAAACAACTCAGCAAACGTTGTTCGTGCTACAATCAAAGCACTTAGTATGTTAAAAGGATAA
- the rplR gene encoding 50S ribosomal protein L18 — MTAKVLKRKLALRIKRKKRVRAKISGVVSCPRISIFKSNRTIYVQAINDVTATTIVASDGRKLGIKANKDGAVVLAKDFAKKLKDNGISQGVFDRNGYLYHGVVAAFADALRENGIKL, encoded by the coding sequence ATGACAGCAAAAGTATTAAAAAGAAAACTCGCTCTTAGAATCAAGAGAAAAAAGAGAGTTAGAGCAAAAATTTCAGGTGTTGTTAGCTGCCCAAGAATTTCTATTTTTAAATCAAATAGAACAATCTATGTCCAAGCTATCAACGATGTTACCGCTACAACCATAGTGGCATCTGATGGCAGAAAGCTAGGCATAAAAGCAAACAAAGATGGTGCAGTTGTTTTGGCAAAAGATTTTGCTAAAAAGCTAAAAGATAATGGTATAAGTCAAGGTGTATTTGATAGAAACGGCTATCTTTACCACGGCGTAGTTGCAGCATTTGCTGACGCTTTAAGAGAAAATGGCATCAAGCTATAA
- the rplF gene encoding 50S ribosomal protein L6, with the protein MSRIGKQPISIPNGVDVSIDNGVLKFKKGNLTKELDTKNNVDVKIENGSIVFAAKGEDRQSRAYWGTYRALANNVVVGLTSGFTRQLEINGVGYKAAVKGKILELTLGFSHLINYELPEGIEASVEKNVITLKGSDKQVIGQVAAQVRGFRPPEPYKGKGIKYVEERIIRKAGKTSKK; encoded by the coding sequence ATGTCACGTATAGGAAAACAGCCAATATCTATCCCAAATGGTGTAGATGTTAGCATAGATAATGGTGTGCTTAAATTTAAAAAAGGCAACCTAACAAAAGAACTTGATACAAAAAATAACGTTGATGTAAAAATAGAAAATGGTTCTATCGTTTTTGCAGCTAAAGGCGAAGATCGCCAAAGTAGAGCTTACTGGGGCACATATAGAGCCTTAGCAAATAACGTAGTTGTAGGTCTTACATCAGGATTTACACGCCAACTTGAAATTAATGGCGTTGGTTACAAAGCTGCTGTAAAAGGCAAAATTTTAGAGCTAACTCTAGGTTTTTCACACTTAATAAACTATGAACTACCAGAAGGTATCGAAGCTAGTGTAGAGAAAAACGTTATCACGCTAAAGGGTTCTGATAAGCAAGTTATTGGACAGGTTGCTGCTCAAGTTAGAGGATTTAGACCACCTGAGCCATACAAAGGCAAGGGTATTAAATACGTAGAAGAGCGTATTATCCGCAAAGCGGGCAAAACATCTAAGAAGTAA
- the rpsH gene encoding 30S ribosomal protein S8, whose translation MLNDLISDGLTRIRNASMRKLETTKLLYSKVVEATISILAAKGYIESFNIVEEGNKKFINVVLKYDEYGRSVINEIKRVSSPGRRVYQGKDDIKRFKNGYGTIIVSTSKGVMSGIDAHKAGVGGEILCTIW comes from the coding sequence ATGTTAAACGACCTAATATCAGACGGACTAACACGCATTAGAAATGCAAGTATGAGAAAACTTGAAACAACAAAACTCCTTTATTCAAAAGTTGTTGAGGCTACTATATCTATTTTAGCTGCAAAGGGCTACATAGAGAGCTTTAACATCGTAGAAGAGGGCAACAAGAAATTTATAAATGTTGTTTTAAAGTATGACGAATACGGCAGAAGCGTAATCAATGAGATAAAAAGAGTTTCAAGTCCGGGCAGACGTGTTTATCAAGGTAAAGACGATATTAAACGCTTTAAAAATGGATACGGAACTATCATCGTTAGCACAAGCAAAGGCGTTATGAGCGGTATTGATGCTCATAAAGCCGGTGTTGGTGGCGAGATACTCTGCACGATTTGGTAA
- a CDS encoding type Z 30S ribosomal protein S14, with translation MAKKSMIAKAARKPKFAVRGYTRCQICGRPHSVYQDFGICRVCLRKMANEGLIPGLKKASW, from the coding sequence ATGGCAAAAAAATCAATGATAGCAAAAGCTGCACGCAAGCCAAAATTTGCGGTTCGTGGCTATACAAGATGCCAAATTTGCGGTCGTCCGCACTCTGTTTATCAGGATTTTGGAATTTGTCGTGTTTGCCTAAGAAAAATGGCTAACGAGGGACTAATCCCAGGTCTTAAAAAAGCAAGTTGGTAA
- the rplE gene encoding 50S ribosomal protein L5, producing the protein MRLRDKYNETIKAALTKEFDIKNPMLIPALEKIVISVGANDSAKDQKVMQNMADTISLIAGQKAVVCNAKKSVAGFKVREGFPVGIKVTLRKERMYAFLDKLISVALPRVKDFRGLPRNGFDGRGNYNFGLSEQLMFPEVEYDKILRTHGMNITITTTAKNDKEAFKLLELFGMPFAKGK; encoded by the coding sequence ATGAGATTAAGAGATAAATATAACGAAACTATCAAAGCCGCTCTAACAAAAGAATTTGATATCAAAAACCCTATGCTAATCCCAGCTCTTGAAAAGATTGTAATTAGCGTTGGTGCAAACGATTCAGCAAAAGATCAAAAAGTTATGCAAAATATGGCAGACACAATCTCTTTGATAGCTGGTCAAAAAGCTGTTGTTTGCAACGCTAAAAAATCAGTAGCTGGTTTTAAGGTTAGAGAGGGCTTTCCAGTTGGTATTAAGGTAACTTTACGAAAAGAGCGTATGTATGCGTTTTTGGATAAGCTTATAAGCGTTGCTTTACCACGCGTTAAAGATTTTCGTGGTCTACCAAGAAATGGCTTTGACGGCAGAGGTAACTATAACTTCGGTCTAAGTGAGCAGCTAATGTTCCCAGAGGTTGAGTATGATAAAATTTTACGCACTCACGGTATGAACATTACTATCACAACAACCGCTAAAAACGATAAAGAGGCATTCAAATTGTTAGAGCTATTTGGTATGCCATTTGCAAAAGGAAAGTAA
- the rplX gene encoding 50S ribosomal protein L24, with protein MMVKYKIKKGDLVKIIAGDDKGKTGKVLSVLAKKGQVIVEGCKVAKKAIKPSEKTPNGGHINKEMPIDISNVAKVEG; from the coding sequence ATAATGGTTAAGTATAAAATCAAAAAGGGTGATTTAGTAAAAATCATCGCAGGAGATGACAAGGGTAAAACCGGCAAAGTTCTGTCTGTTCTTGCAAAAAAAGGTCAAGTTATAGTTGAGGGTTGCAAAGTGGCAAAAAAAGCTATAAAACCAAGCGAGAAGACTCCAAATGGCGGTCATATAAACAAAGAAATGCCAATAGACATCTCAAATGTTGCGAAAGTTGAGGGCTAA
- the rplN gene encoding 50S ribosomal protein L14 yields the protein MIQSFTRLAVADNSGAKELMCIKVLGGSKRRYATLGDIIICSVKKALPNGKIKKGQVVKAVVVRTKKEVHRENGSLIRFDENAAVILDNKREPVGTRIFGPVGREVRYANFMKIVSLAPEVL from the coding sequence ATGATTCAAAGTTTTACAAGACTTGCAGTTGCTGATAATAGCGGTGCAAAAGAGTTAATGTGTATTAAAGTTTTAGGTGGTAGCAAGAGAAGATATGCGACTTTGGGCGATATTATTATCTGCTCAGTTAAAAAGGCTCTACCAAACGGCAAGATCAAAAAAGGTCAAGTCGTTAAGGCTGTTGTTGTTAGAACTAAAAAAGAGGTTCATAGAGAAAATGGCTCACTTATCAGATTTGATGAGAATGCAGCCGTTATACTTGATAACAAAAGAGAGCCAGTAGGCACACGTATCTTTGGTCCAGTTGGTCGTGAGGTTAGATATGCTAACTTTATGAAGATTGTTTCACTAGCACCGGAGGTTCTATAA
- the rpsQ gene encoding 30S ribosomal protein S17: MALKREIQGVVLQKAGDKTATILVERRVMHPRYHKFVKRFKKYLVHDEKNETNAGDTILAVECRPLSARKSFRLKAILAKGVE; the protein is encoded by the coding sequence ATGGCATTAAAAAGAGAAATTCAAGGCGTAGTTTTACAAAAGGCTGGTGATAAAACAGCTACTATTTTGGTTGAAAGACGCGTTATGCACCCAAGATACCACAAATTTGTAAAGCGTTTTAAAAAGTATTTAGTTCACGATGAGAAGAACGAAACAAACGCAGGAGATACAATCCTAGCAGTTGAGTGCAGACCACTTTCAGCACGCAAAAGCTTTCGCCTAAAAGCTATCTTAGCAAAGGGAGTTGAGTAA
- the rpmC gene encoding 50S ribosomal protein L29 — translation MKYTELKDKSVAELNAMLKEKKVLLFTLKQKLKTMQLSNPNEIGAVKKEIAQINTAISAIK, via the coding sequence ATGAAATATACTGAGTTAAAAGATAAAAGCGTTGCAGAACTAAACGCTATGCTTAAAGAGAAAAAGGTGCTTTTATTTACATTAAAGCAAAAGCTAAAAACTATGCAGTTAAGCAACCCTAATGAGATAGGTGCTGTCAAAAAAGAGATAGCACAAATCAATACTGCAATTAGTGCGATAAAATAA
- the rplP gene encoding 50S ribosomal protein L16 → MLMPKRTKFRKQMKGRNRGYATRGTNLSTGEFALKAVEAGRVNSRQIEAARQALTRHVKRQAKIWIRVFPDKPLTKKPLQTRMGKGKAGVEEWVMNIKPGRIIYELAGVSEELAKEALTLAMHKLPFKTKFVTRESENEIY, encoded by the coding sequence ATGTTGATGCCTAAAAGAACGAAATTTCGTAAGCAAATGAAAGGCCGTAATCGCGGCTATGCAACTCGTGGCACAAACCTATCAACAGGCGAATTTGCACTAAAAGCTGTTGAAGCAGGTCGTGTAAATTCACGTCAGATAGAGGCTGCTCGTCAAGCTCTTACACGTCACGTTAAAAGACAGGCTAAAATTTGGATTAGGGTTTTCCCTGATAAACCACTAACTAAAAAGCCACTTCAAACTCGTATGGGTAAGGGTAAAGCAGGTGTTGAAGAATGGGTAATGAATATTAAGCCAGGCCGCATTATTTATGAATTAGCAGGTGTTAGCGAAGAGCTTGCAAAAGAAGCACTTACACTAGCTATGCATAAATTGCCATTTAAGACAAAATTTGTAACGCGAGAGAGTGAAAATGAAATATACTGA
- the rpsC gene encoding 30S ribosomal protein S3, translated as MGQKVNPIGLRLGINRNWESRWFPAKSNLAENIGEDYKIRAYLKKKLYYAGISQILIERTAKKLRVTVVAARPGIIIGKKGSDVEVLKNDVAKLIGKEVNINIKEERKAQASAQLAAENVAMQLERRVAFRRAMKKVIQGAQKSGAKGIKISVAGRLGGAEMARTEWYLEGRVPLHTLRAKIDYGFAEAHTTYGNIGIKVWIFKGEVLQKGVQPERNEEEKSDRKPRRARRGK; from the coding sequence ATGGGACAAAAAGTAAATCCGATAGGTCTTAGACTTGGTATTAACCGCAACTGGGAGTCAAGATGGTTTCCTGCTAAATCAAACTTGGCTGAAAACATTGGCGAAGATTATAAAATTCGTGCATATTTAAAGAAAAAACTTTACTATGCTGGAATTTCACAAATTTTAATAGAAAGAACGGCGAAAAAACTTCGTGTAACCGTTGTTGCTGCTCGTCCTGGTATCATCATCGGCAAAAAAGGCTCTGATGTTGAAGTACTAAAAAATGACGTAGCAAAACTAATCGGCAAAGAAGTAAATATAAACATCAAAGAAGAGAGAAAGGCACAAGCGTCAGCACAACTTGCAGCTGAAAACGTTGCTATGCAACTAGAGCGTCGTGTTGCTTTCCGCCGTGCGATGAAAAAAGTTATTCAAGGTGCTCAAAAGTCAGGTGCAAAAGGTATTAAAATTTCTGTTGCAGGACGTTTGGGTGGTGCTGAGATGGCAAGAACTGAATGGTATCTTGAGGGTCGTGTGCCACTTCACACACTTAGAGCAAAAATTGATTATGGTTTTGCAGAGGCACACACGACTTATGGAAACATAGGTATAAAAGTGTGGATCTTTAAAGGCGAAGTTCTTCAAAAGGGCGTTCAACCAGAGCGTAACGAAGAAGAAAAAAGCGATCGAAAACCACGTAGAGCAAGAAGAGGTAAATAG
- the rplV gene encoding 50S ribosomal protein L22, with amino-acid sequence MSRSITKFVRLSPTKARLIAREVQGMNAELALASLQFMPNRGAKFIANAISSAVANGGFEPEEVVVTSCRVDAGPVLKRFRPRARGSASRIRKPTSHILVEVSKANKEA; translated from the coding sequence ATGAGTAGATCAATTACAAAATTTGTTAGACTTTCACCTACAAAAGCTAGACTTATAGCACGTGAAGTTCAAGGTATGAATGCCGAACTTGCTCTTGCAAGTTTGCAGTTTATGCCAAATCGTGGTGCAAAATTTATCGCTAACGCTATCAGCTCGGCTGTTGCAAATGGCGGTTTTGAGCCAGAAGAGGTTGTGGTCACTAGTTGCCGTGTTGATGCAGGCCCTGTGTTAAAAAGATTTAGACCAAGAGCGAGAGGTAGTGCAAGTAGAATTCGCAAACCAACTTCTCATATATTGGTAGAAGTATCAAAAGCAAACAAGGAAGCATAA
- the rpsS gene encoding 30S ribosomal protein S19, whose translation MARSLKKGPFVDDHVMKKVDAAKKANDNKPIKTWSRRSTIVPEMIGLTFNVHNGKSFIPVYITENHIGYKLGEFAPTRTFKGHKGSVQKKIGK comes from the coding sequence ATGGCAAGATCACTCAAAAAAGGTCCTTTCGTAGATGATCACGTTATGAAAAAAGTTGATGCCGCTAAAAAGGCAAACGACAACAAGCCAATCAAAACTTGGTCAAGACGAAGCACAATAGTGCCTGAGATGATTGGACTTACATTTAACGTTCATAATGGTAAGAGCTTTATACCTGTGTATATCACAGAAAATCACATAGGCTACAAACTTGGCGAATTTGCTCCAACACGCACATTTAAGGGTCATAAAGGCTCAGTGCAAAAGAAAATAGGTAAGTAA
- the rplB gene encoding 50S ribosomal protein L2 produces the protein MAIKSYKPYTPSRRYITGLSSEDITAKPSVRSLLVKLPATGGRNNNGRITSRHKEAGAKKLYRIIDFKRRKFDVEGKVEAIEYDPNRNCRIALIAYKDGEKRYIIKPSGLNVGDIIASAENGALDIKPGNAMKLRYIPVGTIVHNIELKPGKGAQIARSAGGYAQLMGKEEKYVIVRMPSGEMRQILAECMASIGVVGNEDWANVTIGKAGRNRHRGIRPQTRGSAMNPVDHPHGGGEGKKNSGRHPVTPWGKPTKGAKTRRKKASDKLIISRRKGK, from the coding sequence ATGGCTATAAAATCATATAAACCATATACCCCAAGCCGTAGATATATTACTGGTTTAAGCAGCGAAGATATCACAGCTAAACCAAGTGTTAGAAGCCTTCTTGTAAAACTTCCAGCAACTGGCGGTAGAAATAACAATGGTCGCATTACTTCAAGACATAAAGAGGCTGGTGCTAAAAAACTTTATCGTATTATTGACTTTAAACGTCGCAAATTTGATGTTGAAGGCAAAGTTGAAGCGATTGAGTATGATCCAAACAGAAACTGCCGTATCGCACTTATTGCTTACAAAGACGGCGAAAAACGCTATATCATTAAGCCAAGCGGACTAAATGTAGGCGATATTATCGCTAGTGCAGAAAACGGCGCACTTGACATTAAACCGGGTAACGCTATGAAACTACGCTATATCCCAGTGGGAACGATAGTTCATAACATAGAGTTAAAGCCGGGCAAAGGTGCTCAAATAGCTCGTTCAGCTGGTGGCTATGCTCAGCTAATGGGTAAAGAAGAAAAATATGTCATCGTTCGTATGCCAAGTGGTGAGATGAGACAAATTTTGGCTGAATGTATGGCAAGTATCGGTGTTGTTGGCAACGAAGATTGGGCAAACGTAACTATCGGTAAAGCTGGTCGTAACCGCCACAGAGGTATCCGCCCACAAACACGTGGTTCTGCAATGAACCCAGTTGATCACCCACACGGCGGTGGTGAGGGTAAGAAAAACTCAGGTCGCCATCCAGTAACTCCGTGGGGCAAACCAACAAAAGGTGCAAAAACTCGCCGTAAAAAAGCAAGCGATAAGCTTATAATTTCAAGAAGGAAAGGAAAATAG
- a CDS encoding 50S ribosomal protein L23 translates to MADITDIRTIIYTEKTLGLGEQGVVVIQTSPKVTKNGLKEVLKEYFGVTPLRINSLRMDGKVKRFRGRVGVRDDVKKFYVKLPEGVTLENTEA, encoded by the coding sequence ATGGCAGATATTACAGATATCAGAACAATTATATATACAGAAAAAACTCTTGGCCTTGGCGAACAAGGTGTTGTAGTTATCCAAACTTCACCAAAAGTTACCAAAAATGGTTTAAAAGAGGTGCTAAAAGAGTATTTTGGTGTAACGCCACTTCGCATAAATTCACTAAGAATGGACGGCAAAGTTAAGCGTTTTAGAGGCAGAGTTGGCGTTAGAGATGACGTGAAGAAATTTTACGTTAAGCTACCAGAGGGTGTAACCCTAGAAAACACGGAGGCATAA
- the rplD gene encoding 50S ribosomal protein L4: MSKICVLNDKFEKASELELPASYAEVNPHNLYLYVKSYLASMRANSAHTKSRAFVSGGGKKPWRQKGRGGARAGSTRTNVWVGGAVAFGPTNEKNYFQKVNKKQKRLALEFALNEKAAANKLFAVDSIAVESGKTKDAAKIIKALNVRDVLVVKDLLDDKTLLAFRNLANSYVVDASEVNAYLVSTYSAVIIEKAALQTITKEG; the protein is encoded by the coding sequence ATGAGTAAAATTTGTGTATTAAATGATAAATTTGAAAAAGCTAGTGAGCTAGAACTTCCAGCAAGTTATGCAGAGGTAAATCCACACAATCTTTATCTTTATGTAAAATCTTACCTAGCTTCTATGCGTGCAAATTCAGCTCATACAAAGAGCCGTGCATTTGTAAGCGGTGGTGGTAAGAAGCCTTGGAGACAAAAAGGTCGCGGTGGTGCTCGTGCAGGTTCAACTAGAACAAACGTATGGGTTGGCGGTGCAGTAGCATTTGGTCCTACAAATGAGAAAAACTACTTCCAAAAGGTAAATAAAAAGCAAAAAAGACTTGCTCTTGAATTTGCACTAAATGAAAAAGCAGCAGCTAATAAACTATTTGCAGTTGATAGCATAGCAGTTGAGAGTGGCAAGACAAAAGACGCAGCTAAAATCATCAAAGCTCTAAATGTAAGAGATGTTTTAGTTGTTAAAGATTTGCTTGATGACAAAACTCTACTTGCATTTAGAAATTTAGCAAATAGCTATGTTGTTGATGCTAGTGAAGTAAATGCTTATTTGGTATCAACTTATAGTGCAGTTATAATTGAAAAAGCAGCACTTCAAACTATAACAAAAGAGGGCTAA
- the rplC gene encoding 50S ribosomal protein L3: MEFIVEKIGMSRTIAAQSIPVTLLKLVDTKVCEVDESGRAIVAYADTKANNKAIAGQQKKYNLTAEFNKFATLQVANKEAGAIDVSALSEAKVLKVSFNSKGRGYQGVVKRHGFAGGPASHGSRFHKRHGSIGNREWPGRVQPGMKMAGHMGNEKVTVKNELVSFDAENGIIVVKGCVPGFNGAMGRIRIVK, encoded by the coding sequence ATGGAATTCATCGTAGAAAAAATCGGTATGAGCAGAACAATCGCTGCACAAAGCATACCAGTAACGCTACTAAAACTTGTAGATACAAAAGTTTGCGAAGTTGATGAAAGCGGTCGTGCTATCGTAGCATACGCTGATACAAAAGCAAACAACAAAGCTATCGCAGGTCAGCAAAAAAAATACAATCTAACTGCTGAATTTAACAAATTTGCTACTTTGCAAGTTGCAAACAAAGAGGCTGGTGCTATTGATGTTTCGGCATTAAGCGAAGCAAAGGTTTTAAAAGTTAGCTTTAACTCAAAGGGTAGAGGCTATCAAGGTGTTGTAAAAAGACACGGATTTGCAGGTGGTCCAGCTAGCCACGGTTCACGTTTCCACAAACGCCACGGTTCAATCGGTAATAGAGAGTGGCCAGGTCGTGTTCAGCCAGGTATGAAAATGGCAGGACATATGGGCAACGAGAAAGTAACCGTTAAAAACGAGCTAGTAAGCTTTGATGCAGAAAATGGCATTATCGTTGTAAAGGGTTGTGTGCCGGGATTTAATGGTGCAATGGGCAGAATAAGGATTGTAAAATGA
- the rpsJ gene encoding 30S ribosomal protein S10: protein MERIRLKLKAYDHRVLDRTVAAIVEAVKRTGADVRGPVPMPTKIKRYTVLKSPHVNKDSREQFEMRIHARMLDIVAATPETVDSLTKLDLAPEVNVEVRAMK from the coding sequence ATGGAAAGAATCAGGTTAAAGCTAAAAGCTTATGACCATAGAGTTCTAGACCGCACAGTTGCAGCAATTGTAGAAGCTGTCAAAAGAACTGGTGCTGACGTTCGTGGTCCAGTGCCAATGCCTACGAAGATTAAACGCTACACAGTCTTAAAATCTCCACACGTAAATAAAGACTCACGTGAGCAGTTTGAGATGAGAATTCACGCTAGAATGCTTGACATTGTAGCAGCTACTCCAGAAACCGTAGATAGCCTAACAAAACTTGACTTAGCCCCTGAGGTTAATGTTGAAGTTCGTGCAATGAAGTAA